From Verrucomicrobia bacterium S94, the proteins below share one genomic window:
- a CDS encoding MFS transporter, with amino-acid sequence MSEKQDTTNMGFVILISIVATIGGFLFGFDSGVINGTVDGLSEAFGSNAAGTGFAVASMLIGCAIGAFFAGTLADKAGRRAILIVSAVFFSVSAWGSGIAGGTTEFIVYRLLGGLAVGAASVLAPAYISEVSPAKYRGTLSSIQQIAIISGLFAAALSNYMIAKSAGGSTSEFAWGFHAWRWMFWVELVPAVTFFFALLAIPESPRFLVASGKREKSIGVLTRLMGAESAESKYNEINDSLAGDHHKPSLKDIVDQKHGIRPIVWVGIGLATFQQFVGINVVFYYSAVVWQAAGFSEGQALLTTVITNAFSIAACVGATALVDRVGRKPLLLVGSIGMSVSLAIIAVVFVTAGVVDEKLALTSTTGPIALVSLIVYTVFFNISWGPIMWVMLGEMFPNQIRGSGLAIAGLAQWGSNFLVTWTFPMLLAGIGLGGAYGIYTAGAVISVFFVMKFVKETKGVELEDMKG; translated from the coding sequence ATGAGTGAAAAACAAGACACAACGAACATGGGCTTTGTCATCCTGATCAGCATTGTTGCCACTATCGGCGGTTTCCTGTTCGGTTTTGACAGCGGTGTGATTAACGGTACGGTTGACGGTCTTTCCGAGGCTTTCGGTTCCAATGCAGCCGGGACCGGTTTTGCAGTGGCATCGATGCTGATCGGTTGTGCCATCGGGGCATTTTTTGCCGGAACGCTGGCCGATAAAGCCGGGCGCCGTGCCATCCTGATTGTTTCGGCGGTTTTCTTCTCGGTCAGTGCCTGGGGATCCGGTATTGCGGGCGGAACTACCGAGTTTATTGTCTACCGGCTGCTGGGCGGTCTGGCGGTAGGGGCGGCTTCGGTTCTGGCACCGGCCTATATTTCGGAAGTGTCGCCGGCAAAATACCGGGGGACCCTTTCCTCTATTCAGCAGATTGCAATTATTTCGGGCCTGTTTGCGGCTGCATTAAGTAACTACATGATCGCAAAATCCGCTGGCGGATCCACCTCCGAATTTGCCTGGGGGTTCCATGCCTGGCGCTGGATGTTCTGGGTTGAGCTTGTTCCGGCGGTCACTTTTTTCTTCGCTTTGCTGGCTATTCCGGAGAGTCCGCGCTTTCTGGTGGCATCGGGTAAACGCGAGAAATCAATCGGGGTTCTCACCCGCCTGATGGGGGCCGAGAGTGCAGAATCCAAATATAACGAGATCAATGATTCTCTGGCTGGGGACCATCATAAGCCGAGTCTGAAAGATATTGTGGATCAGAAACATGGTATTCGCCCGATTGTCTGGGTGGGTATTGGTCTGGCGACATTCCAGCAGTTTGTCGGCATTAACGTGGTATTCTACTACAGCGCGGTCGTTTGGCAGGCTGCCGGATTTTCGGAGGGACAGGCTCTGTTGACAACGGTGATTACCAATGCGTTCAGCATTGCGGCCTGCGTTGGTGCCACCGCACTCGTGGACCGTGTCGGCCGCAAGCCGCTGCTGCTGGTGGGTTCCATCGGAATGTCGGTTTCGCTGGCCATTATTGCGGTTGTATTTGTTACCGCCGGAGTGGTTGATGAAAAACTTGCACTGACGTCCACCACAGGGCCGATTGCACTGGTATCACTTATTGTCTATACCGTTTTCTTCAATATTTCCTGGGGACCGATCATGTGGGTCATGCTTGGGGAAATGTTTCCGAACCAGATCCGCGGTTCCGGACTCGCTATTGCCGGCCTGGCCCAGTGGGGATCCAACTTTCTGGTTACCTGGACGTTTCCGATGCTGCTGGCCGGAATCGGATTGGGCGGTGCATACGGAATCTATACTGCCGGTGCAGTAATTTCGGTTTTCTTCGTTATGAAGTTTGTGAAGGAAACCAAAGGGGTTGAACTCGAGGATATGAAAGGCTGA